One Streptosporangium sp. NBC_01495 DNA window includes the following coding sequences:
- a CDS encoding serine/threonine protein kinase, translated as MTPRPDDPSHIGPYQIVRRIGEGGQGVVYLGTAPDGRPVAVKALRADVAGDHRFAKEIVAARRVEPFCIAQVLDASLGGRPYIVTEYVEGPSLQEAGRHAGADLQRLAVATATALAAVHRAGVVHRDFKPANVLLGRDGPRVIDFGIARTADAAVTVTSAVVGTPAYMAPEQLAGVVVGPATDVFAWAAVMVFAATGGPPFGNDSIPAVIGRILHGEPQLGGVPQPLQTIVHHCMAKDPARRPTMQDVLFQLIGGQPVPPPAAGTAVPRSPAGHPMPHPVAGPPVPPRGSPAPPPGRRGASSGRRAAPRSRRGTVLLAGGTAAVAGVVTAATLTWYGDAPEPNATSSAAVALPSDKPARTTTNTPRATGKGERSGRPSNTSQRQSRSEERAEPTRTPTRTPSTRPTGSEPTRKSASTGGVGTVSFRYEGIRKGDCWRYDLNVYAKFTGSGQFTYRWLVNGEDHGRKIATAPTEAILPSITWKKEGPHQVVFKVITPESVQRGITVDICSFDDF; from the coding sequence ATGACGCCTCGACCGGATGATCCCTCGCATATTGGCCCCTACCAGATCGTCCGCCGGATCGGCGAGGGCGGCCAGGGTGTGGTCTACCTCGGCACCGCGCCCGACGGCAGGCCGGTCGCGGTCAAGGCGCTGCGCGCGGACGTGGCCGGGGACCACCGGTTCGCCAAGGAGATCGTCGCCGCGCGCCGGGTCGAGCCGTTCTGCATCGCCCAGGTGCTCGACGCTTCGCTGGGCGGCCGGCCGTACATCGTCACCGAATATGTCGAGGGACCGTCACTGCAGGAGGCGGGCCGGCACGCCGGGGCCGATCTGCAGCGCCTGGCCGTCGCCACCGCCACGGCGCTGGCCGCGGTGCACCGGGCGGGTGTGGTCCACCGGGACTTCAAGCCCGCCAATGTGCTGCTGGGCCGGGACGGGCCGCGTGTCATCGACTTCGGCATCGCCCGCACCGCCGACGCGGCGGTCACCGTGACCAGCGCCGTCGTCGGCACTCCCGCCTACATGGCGCCGGAGCAACTGGCCGGTGTGGTCGTGGGCCCGGCGACGGACGTGTTCGCGTGGGCGGCCGTCATGGTGTTCGCCGCGACGGGCGGCCCGCCGTTCGGCAACGACTCGATCCCGGCCGTGATCGGGCGGATCCTGCACGGCGAACCGCAGCTCGGCGGCGTGCCCCAGCCGCTGCAGACGATCGTGCACCACTGCATGGCCAAGGACCCCGCCCGCCGCCCCACCATGCAGGACGTGCTCTTCCAGCTCATCGGCGGCCAACCGGTCCCGCCCCCGGCCGCCGGTACCGCAGTGCCGCGCTCGCCCGCCGGTCATCCGATGCCGCATCCGGTAGCCGGTCCCCCAGTGCCGCCCCGGGGAAGTCCCGCGCCGCCTCCCGGGCGGCGCGGCGCGTCCTCGGGAAGGCGGGCGGCCCCCCGGAGCCGCCGCGGAACGGTCCTGCTGGCCGGTGGCACGGCGGCGGTGGCGGGCGTGGTCACGGCCGCCACCCTTACCTGGTACGGCGACGCTCCCGAGCCGAACGCCACCAGCAGCGCCGCCGTCGCCCTCCCCTCTGACAAGCCCGCTCGCACCACGACCAACACGCCCCGCGCCACCGGAAAGGGGGAGCGGTCCGGGAGACCGAGCAACACGTCCCAGCGTCAATCGCGAAGCGAGGAGCGTGCCGAGCCGACGCGCACGCCGACCCGCACCCCCAGCACCCGGCCTACCGGCTCCGAACCGACCCGCAAGAGCGCCTCCACCGGCGGCGTGGGGACGGTGAGCTTCCGCTACGAGGGGATCAGGAAGGGCGACTGCTGGCGCTACGACCTCAACGTCTACGCCAAGTTCACGGGGAGCGGCCAGTTCACCTACCGCTGGCTTGTCAACGGCGAGGATCACGGCAGGAAGATCGCCACCGCCCCGACCGAGGCCATCCTGCCGTCGATCACATGGAAGAAAGAAGGCCCGCATCAGGTGGTCTTCAAGGTCATCACTCCGGAGAGCGTCCAGCGCGGCATCACCGTGGACATCTGCAGCTTCGACGACTTCTGA
- a CDS encoding serine/threonine protein kinase: protein MPQAENLRDSDPAVVGPYRLSGRLGEGGQGLVYLGQAPDGRLVAIKVLRDGLAGDDRFAKEVAAARRVEPFCIAQVLDASLGTPSYIVTEYVEGPSLQEAGRLGGADLQRLAVATATALASIHQAGVVHRDFKPGNVLLGHGGPRVIDFGIARTSDTAATMTSSVVGTPAYMAPEQIAGEVVGPATDVFAWASVMVYVATGKPPFGDDTLPAIINRILHNEPQLGDLPQPLRSLVYGCLAKDPRARPTMRDVLLHLLGGSQPAAHQYGGPQPDGPHPGAQQYGGPQPGGPGMGPANTAPGRGRAKPRRGVNIPLVAGGGAVVMTAIVGAAVWFLPLLPLPGTLAAPGDDRPTPSAVATSPTGSTPKPTRTQQRAKKTLKPKATATPTRTRREPSPEPTVRLTPTRTRTPSPSRSTKAPPTSSGLRILRVYPQGQPELEGCWDEFAAFGAKVEANKPSVKFNYAWVLDGKQLESRSSNIDGDGYTGFVASGAHLVKPGSHTLTFRITSPVSKTASTTFTICSPGP from the coding sequence ATGCCGCAGGCCGAAAATCTTCGCGACAGCGACCCGGCGGTGGTAGGGCCGTACCGGCTCAGCGGGCGGCTGGGTGAGGGCGGGCAGGGACTTGTCTACCTGGGCCAGGCGCCCGACGGCAGGCTAGTCGCGATCAAGGTCCTCCGTGACGGGCTGGCGGGCGACGACCGGTTCGCCAAGGAGGTCGCCGCCGCGCGCCGGGTCGAGCCGTTCTGCATCGCCCAGGTGCTCGACGCCTCGCTGGGCACCCCGTCGTACATCGTCACCGAATACGTCGAAGGGCCGTCACTGCAGGAGGCGGGCCGGCTCGGCGGCGCGGACCTGCAGCGGCTCGCGGTTGCCACCGCCACGGCGCTGGCCTCGATCCACCAGGCGGGCGTGGTCCACCGGGACTTCAAGCCGGGGAACGTGCTGCTCGGCCACGGCGGGCCGCGCGTCATCGACTTCGGCATCGCCCGCACCAGCGACACCGCGGCCACCATGACCAGCTCGGTGGTCGGCACCCCCGCCTACATGGCGCCTGAGCAGATCGCGGGTGAGGTGGTCGGACCGGCCACCGACGTGTTCGCGTGGGCGTCCGTCATGGTCTACGTGGCCACAGGGAAGCCGCCCTTCGGCGACGACACGCTGCCCGCGATCATCAACCGCATCCTGCACAACGAGCCGCAGCTCGGCGACCTGCCGCAGCCGCTGCGCTCCCTCGTGTACGGGTGCCTGGCCAAGGACCCGCGCGCCCGCCCGACCATGAGGGACGTGCTCCTGCACCTGCTCGGCGGCAGCCAGCCCGCAGCGCACCAGTACGGCGGACCTCAGCCAGACGGACCCCATCCCGGGGCGCAGCAGTACGGCGGACCGCAGCCCGGCGGACCGGGGATGGGCCCGGCGAACACGGCTCCGGGGCGCGGGCGGGCCAAGCCGCGCCGCGGTGTCAACATCCCGCTGGTCGCCGGCGGCGGCGCCGTCGTGATGACGGCCATCGTCGGCGCCGCCGTATGGTTCCTGCCACTCCTGCCCTTGCCGGGCACCCTGGCCGCGCCGGGCGACGACAGGCCGACGCCTTCTGCGGTCGCCACCTCTCCCACCGGCTCCACGCCCAAGCCCACCCGCACTCAGCAACGGGCGAAGAAGACCCTCAAACCGAAGGCGACCGCCACCCCCACACGGACCCGGAGGGAGCCGAGCCCGGAGCCGACCGTGCGGCTCACGCCGACCCGCACCCGCACCCCCTCTCCCAGCCGCAGTACCAAGGCCCCCCCGACGAGCTCCGGACTCAGGATCCTGAGGGTGTACCCGCAGGGGCAGCCCGAGTTGGAGGGTTGCTGGGACGAGTTCGCGGCGTTCGGTGCGAAGGTCGAGGCGAACAAGCCCTCGGTGAAGTTCAATTACGCGTGGGTCCTTGACGGGAAGCAGTTGGAAAGCCGGTCATCCAACATCGACGGTGACGGTTACACGGGATTCGTCGCCTCTGGGGCGCATCTGGTCAAGCCCGGTAGTCATACGCTGACGTTCCGGATCACCTCACCGGTGTCCAAGACCGCGTCCACCACCTTCACCATCTGTTCCCCGGGTCCCTGA
- a CDS encoding IS5 family transposase has protein sequence MGERKPYPSDLSDERWALIEPVITAWKTRHPSVSGHQGRYAMREIVNAILYQARTGCQWRYLPHDLPTHTAVYYYFAAWRDDGTDQTIHDLLRCQVREKAGRREDPTAVVLDTQTVRASVSAPAATTGLDVGKKSPGRKRGLAVDVTGLVIAVVVAAASVHDNAIGIALIVIVG, from the coding sequence ATGGGCGAGCGCAAGCCTTATCCCAGCGACCTGTCCGACGAGCGATGGGCACTGATCGAGCCAGTGATCACAGCGTGGAAGACGCGGCACCCCTCGGTCAGCGGACACCAGGGACGCTACGCGATGCGGGAGATCGTCAACGCGATCCTCTACCAGGCCCGGACCGGCTGCCAGTGGCGCTACCTGCCGCACGACCTGCCGACACACACCGCGGTGTACTACTACTTCGCCGCCTGGCGCGACGACGGCACCGACCAGACCATCCACGACCTGCTGCGCTGCCAGGTCCGGGAGAAGGCCGGACGGCGCGAGGACCCCACCGCGGTGGTCCTGGACACCCAGACCGTACGCGCCTCGGTCAGCGCGCCCGCCGCCACGACCGGGCTGGACGTAGGCAAGAAGAGTCCGGGCCGCAAGCGCGGCCTGGCCGTCGACGTGACAGGGCTGGTGATCGCGGTGGTGGTGGCCGCCGCGAGCGTGCACGACAACGCGATCGGCATCGCTTTGATTGTCATAGTTGGGTGA
- a CDS encoding IS5 family transposase: MTPRRSYPSDISDARWALIEPALTAWRQARLDRRPTGAPAPTDLRDIFNAILYLNRTGIAWAYLPHDFPPHGTVYTYYAAWRDQGIFAQLNYDLTGLARAKDGRDPTPTAAVIDTQTVKTSTNPPITTQGIDAGKKIVGRKRSVATDALGLLLAVTVCAASVSENKAGIQVLNQAKADHPTINLTWVDTGFKKQFADHAATLGIHAQVVHRDPDTRGFHVLQRRWVIERTFGWLMLHRRLARDYETLPASSEAMIHIAMIDNTSKRITNETTPTWRGTY; this comes from the coding sequence ATGACCCCCCGACGCAGCTACCCTTCCGACATTTCCGACGCTCGCTGGGCGCTGATCGAACCGGCCCTCACCGCTTGGCGGCAGGCCCGGCTCGACCGACGTCCCACCGGAGCACCCGCCCCCACCGACCTGCGCGACATCTTCAACGCGATCTTGTATCTGAACCGGACGGGCATCGCCTGGGCCTACCTACCGCACGACTTCCCGCCCCACGGCACCGTCTACACCTACTACGCCGCCTGGCGCGACCAGGGCATCTTCGCCCAGCTCAACTACGACCTCACCGGCTTGGCCCGCGCCAAGGACGGACGCGACCCCACCCCGACCGCCGCGGTCATCGACACCCAGACGGTGAAGACCTCCACCAACCCGCCGATCACGACGCAGGGCATCGACGCCGGAAAGAAGATCGTCGGTCGCAAGCGCAGCGTCGCGACCGATGCGCTCGGCCTGCTACTGGCCGTGACCGTCTGCGCCGCGTCCGTCTCGGAGAACAAGGCCGGCATCCAGGTCCTGAACCAAGCCAAGGCCGACCATCCGACGATCAATCTGACCTGGGTTGATACCGGCTTCAAGAAGCAGTTCGCCGACCACGCGGCCACCCTGGGTATCCATGCTCAGGTCGTCCATCGCGATCCCGACACCCGCGGCTTTCATGTCCTTCAACGACGCTGGGTAATCGAGCGGACCTTCGGCTGGCTGATGCTCCACCGCCGCCTCGCCCGTGACTACGAGACACTGCCAGCTAGCTCCGAAGCCATGATCCACATCGCGATGATCGACAACACCAGCAAGCGCATAACGAACGAAACCACCCCAACCTGGCGAGGGACGTACTAG
- a CDS encoding IS3 family transposase (programmed frameshift): MVELVRAGRSPEELAKEFEPSAQSIRTWVRQVDLDDGRRQDGLTSAEKDELVRLRRENKILREEKEILRKAGGFLRAGDGSAEMKYRLIDAEKDHHDVSLLARVLGVSRQGYYAWAKRGPSTRACRDAELTEKIHRHHTASDEVYGAPRIHADLREIDGEKVGRKRVARLMRAAGLAGVSRRKGCRTTIADRRAAAASDLVKRKFEADEPNRIWTADITYVPTWQGFVYLAVVLDVFSRRIVGWAMADHMRTELVTDALAMAIHQRRPSAGVIHHSDKGSQYTSIAFGQRCEQAGVRPSTGRTGTCFDNAITESFFASLECELIDRRTFRTRSEAERAVFAYIEGFYNPRRRHSANGQLSPTEYERRHALKSIQEDGYAAA; the protein is encoded by the exons ATGGTGGAGCTGGTGCGCGCGGGACGGTCGCCGGAGGAACTCGCCAAGGAGTTCGAGCCCTCCGCGCAGTCGATCCGTACCTGGGTGCGCCAGGTCGACCTCGATGATGGCCGCCGCCAAGACGGCCTGACCAGCGCTGAGAAGGACGAGCTGGTCCGGCTGCGCCGTGAGAACAAGATCCTCCGCGAGGAGAAGGAGATCTTGCGTAAGGCCG GCGGTTTTCTTCGCGCGGGAGACGGATCGGCCGAGATGAAGTACCGGCTGATCGATGCGGAGAAAGACCACCACGATGTCTCCCTGCTGGCCCGGGTGCTGGGTGTGTCGCGCCAGGGCTACTACGCCTGGGCCAAGCGCGGCCCGTCCACTCGCGCCTGTCGTGATGCCGAGCTGACTGAGAAGATCCACCGGCACCATACGGCCTCTGATGAGGTGTATGGGGCGCCGCGCATCCACGCCGACCTGCGTGAGATCGACGGGGAGAAGGTGGGCCGCAAGCGAGTGGCCCGGCTGATGCGTGCGGCCGGGCTGGCCGGTGTCTCCCGGCGTAAGGGCTGCCGCACGACGATCGCGGATCGGCGGGCTGCAGCCGCGTCGGACCTGGTGAAGCGGAAGTTCGAAGCGGACGAGCCGAACCGGATCTGGACGGCCGACATCACGTATGTGCCGACCTGGCAGGGTTTCGTTTATCTCGCTGTGGTCTTGGACGTGTTCTCCAGGCGGATCGTCGGCTGGGCGATGGCCGACCATATGCGGACTGAGCTGGTGACCGACGCGCTGGCGATGGCGATCCATCAGCGCCGCCCCAGCGCCGGGGTGATCCATCACAGCGACAAGGGCAGCCAGTACACCTCGATCGCCTTCGGCCAGCGATGCGAGCAGGCAGGAGTTCGCCCCTCGACGGGTAGGACCGGGACGTGCTTCGACAATGCGATCACGGAGAGTTTCTTCGCCTCGCTGGAGTGTGAGCTGATCGACCGGCGGACCTTCCGTACCAGGTCAGAAGCCGAACGGGCCGTGTTCGCCTACATCGAGGGCTTCTACAACCCACGCCGCCGCCACTCCGCGAACGGCCAGCTCAGCCCCACCGAGTACGAACGCCGACACGCCCTTAAGAGCATTCAAGAAGACGGCTATGCTGCCGCGTAG
- a CDS encoding type IV toxin-antitoxin system AbiEi family antitoxin domain-containing protein, producing the protein MGTPAHSRLEGRLAALPPTFTATQARQTAISSRDLTTLTTSGDIEELSRGVYRRADAPATAHLDLLAVCLRAPRAVVCGESALAIHELIDDIPTSVHIAIPRGTHRPSISYPPTTVTQYAAETFSLAIERFEAAPSEMIPMYSAARSVVDAMRHRRRFGETLALAALGRYLRREGHNGVRDLQEIARDLGALSTIRPSIEAVLA; encoded by the coding sequence ATGGGCACTCCTGCGCACTCACGCCTCGAAGGGCGTTTGGCCGCGCTCCCTCCCACATTCACGGCGACACAGGCCAGACAGACAGCTATCTCATCACGCGATCTGACCACCCTGACCACGAGCGGCGACATCGAAGAACTCTCACGAGGGGTCTACCGTCGCGCGGACGCCCCCGCGACCGCACACCTTGACCTGCTCGCCGTCTGTCTACGGGCTCCGCGTGCCGTTGTGTGCGGAGAGTCCGCCCTGGCGATCCACGAACTGATCGACGATATCCCGACGAGCGTCCACATCGCGATCCCCCGCGGCACCCACCGCCCTTCGATCTCCTACCCGCCGACCACGGTCACCCAGTACGCAGCCGAGACCTTCTCTCTGGCTATCGAGCGGTTCGAGGCGGCGCCGAGCGAAATGATTCCCATGTACAGTGCCGCACGCAGCGTCGTCGACGCGATGCGCCATCGCCGACGCTTCGGCGAAACACTCGCCCTGGCCGCACTTGGCCGCTATCTCCGCCGTGAAGGCCACAACGGGGTCCGCGACCTCCAGGAAATCGCTCGCGATCTGGGTGCGCTGTCGACCATTCGCCCCAGCATCGAGGCGGTGCTCGCCTGA
- a CDS encoding nucleotidyl transferase AbiEii/AbiGii toxin family protein: MATTEVDDGVTFDPSTLKTVPIRADEEYNGLRLTMLATIARALLKLQLDISFGDPVTPEPQIINYPQQLSADSFQIFGYPLATVIAEKLSTAVSLGDLNTRERDYADLYRLVTLHTLDGGELTEALTSTARHRGIPLRTLTSSITDIGERRQSSYTAWLRRQGTAASGYPDLFTHVIALVTAFADPLLTGEAVTLNWDPKSGMWS, from the coding sequence ATTGCGACCACCGAAGTCGACGACGGCGTCACCTTCGATCCCAGCACCCTCAAGACCGTCCCGATCCGCGCGGACGAGGAGTACAACGGTCTGCGCTTGACCATGCTCGCGACAATTGCCCGCGCGCTCCTCAAGCTCCAGCTCGACATCAGTTTCGGCGACCCTGTCACCCCCGAGCCTCAGATCATCAACTATCCACAGCAGCTCTCCGCCGACAGTTTCCAGATCTTCGGTTATCCGCTCGCCACGGTCATCGCCGAGAAGCTCTCCACCGCCGTCTCGCTCGGCGACCTCAACACCCGCGAGCGCGACTACGCTGACCTTTACCGCCTTGTGACCCTCCACACCCTCGACGGCGGCGAGCTCACCGAAGCCTTGACCTCGACCGCCCGGCACCGTGGCATTCCACTGCGGACACTCACATCCTCGATCACCGATATCGGGGAACGTCGCCAATCGTCCTACACGGCCTGGCTGCGTCGACAGGGAACCGCAGCAAGCGGCTACCCCGACCTGTTCACCCATGTCATAGCGCTGGTCACAGCCTTCGCGGATCCCCTCCTCACCGGTGAGGCCGTCACACTGAACTGGGATCCCAAATCAGGGATGTGGTCATGA
- a CDS encoding HAD-IA family hydrolase: MVLAQDGITLIRLVCLDLAGTTIGDVAMVERAFAEAIATQGIVPGTGAYARAMVHVHRSRGCSTIDVFRGIFPDNEAQAQAANLTFERSYEGAIARAGLVPLPGIVEALDKLRGADIRICLTTGFSRAILGRVLGALGWSDKVDLALCPEDAGRGRPLPDMVLTAVMRLGIEDVRQVAVVGDSESDMLCGRRAGASVVAGVLTGVHSKERLIKGGATHLLDSVADLPELLLTGAPIEPPMAAAAR, encoded by the coding sequence ATGGTCCTTGCCCAAGATGGAATAACACTCATCAGGCTTGTCTGCCTGGATCTGGCAGGCACCACGATCGGTGATGTCGCCATGGTCGAGAGGGCGTTCGCCGAGGCGATCGCCACGCAGGGCATCGTGCCCGGGACCGGTGCGTACGCTCGCGCCATGGTGCACGTGCACCGGTCCCGGGGATGCTCCACGATCGATGTCTTCCGGGGCATCTTCCCGGACAACGAGGCCCAGGCCCAGGCGGCCAACCTGACCTTCGAGCGCTCCTACGAGGGCGCCATCGCACGCGCGGGCCTGGTCCCGCTGCCCGGAATCGTCGAGGCACTCGACAAGCTCCGCGGCGCCGACATCAGGATCTGCCTCACCACCGGCTTCAGCCGCGCCATCCTCGGCCGCGTGCTGGGCGCCCTGGGCTGGTCCGACAAGGTCGACCTCGCCCTGTGCCCCGAAGACGCCGGACGCGGTCGCCCCCTGCCCGACATGGTCCTCACCGCGGTCATGCGCCTCGGCATCGAAGACGTCCGCCAGGTCGCGGTCGTCGGTGACTCCGAGAGCGACATGCTCTGCGGCCGTCGCGCGGGCGCCTCGGTGGTGGCCGGCGTCCTGACCGGCGTCCACAGCAAGGAGCGCCTGATCAAGGGCGGAGCCACCCACCTCCTCGACTCCGTGGCCGATCTTCCCGAACTCCTCCTCACCGGCGCACCGATCGAGCCCCCCATGGCCGCCGCCGCCCGCTGA
- a CDS encoding DLW-39 family protein, whose amino-acid sequence MRLLKKWGHTVKKLLVLALVALGGLLVWRKVQADRAELDLWTEATGSEN is encoded by the coding sequence GTGAGACTTCTCAAGAAGTGGGGTCACACCGTGAAGAAGTTGCTCGTTCTGGCGCTTGTCGCCCTCGGGGGGCTGCTGGTCTGGCGCAAGGTGCAGGCCGACCGCGCCGAGCTTGACCTGTGGACCGAAGCCACCGGCAGCGAGAACTGA
- a CDS encoding GNAT family N-acetyltransferase yields MNAARDRLTREPPYGGPGSRRTLMQADVKLSPGGDAFVAEVDGRQAGRLDLVRRDGVIVYPHTKVQPEYEGKGVGAALVRTALDAARAENAKVVPLCWFVREWIDRHPDYADLVEGA; encoded by the coding sequence ATGAACGCCGCGCGGGATCGGCTGACCAGGGAACCGCCGTACGGCGGGCCTGGCTCAAGGAGGACCCTCATGCAGGCGGACGTCAAGCTCTCCCCCGGCGGTGACGCCTTCGTGGCGGAGGTGGACGGCAGGCAGGCGGGGCGGCTGGACCTCGTCCGGCGTGACGGGGTCATCGTCTACCCCCACACCAAGGTCCAGCCGGAGTACGAGGGCAAGGGGGTGGGGGCCGCGCTCGTCCGTACGGCACTGGACGCGGCCCGCGCGGAGAACGCGAAGGTCGTCCCCCTCTGCTGGTTCGTGCGGGAGTGGATCGACCGTCACCCCGACTACGCCGATCTCGTCGAAGGCGCCTGA
- a CDS encoding STAS domain-containing protein — protein sequence MTGDVDHGSLRVLFTGRPAGVCCEGDIDLCTRRVLVRALATAVERTDGDLYADLRGVDFVDVGGLRVLAETAFGMAGGRRLIVDGLRPHTRRIVELCGWTEVLTTGPGTVTTVG from the coding sequence ATGACAGGTGATGTCGACCACGGTTCACTGCGCGTTCTCTTCACCGGCCGTCCCGCCGGCGTGTGCTGCGAGGGAGACATCGATCTCTGCACGCGGCGCGTTCTGGTGCGGGCGCTCGCCACAGCGGTGGAACGGACCGACGGCGATCTGTACGCCGACCTCCGGGGCGTCGACTTCGTCGACGTCGGCGGCCTGAGAGTGCTGGCGGAGACGGCGTTCGGGATGGCGGGCGGCCGAAGACTGATCGTCGACGGTCTCCGCCCGCACACGCGGCGGATCGTCGAGCTGTGCGGCTGGACGGAAGTACTCACCACCGGTCCGGGCACCGTAACCACAGTGGGATAA
- a CDS encoding STAS domain-containing protein: MSAAVRVTDVSDPAAQETLLLALAGELDYSNAERFHHDLQEAIGENRGDLVIDLTDLTFCDSTGIQSFLNTRQTVQDRGGSIVLVNLHPRLERLFHLTGLAQAFGIQPTVADALKALRPSRPS; the protein is encoded by the coding sequence GTGAGCGCTGCCGTCCGCGTGACCGACGTGTCCGACCCCGCTGCGCAGGAGACGCTTCTCCTGGCCCTGGCCGGCGAGCTGGACTACAGCAACGCCGAGCGGTTCCACCACGACCTGCAGGAGGCCATCGGCGAGAACAGGGGCGACCTTGTCATCGACCTGACCGACCTGACCTTCTGCGACTCCACGGGAATCCAGAGCTTCCTGAACACCCGACAGACCGTCCAGGACCGCGGCGGCAGCATCGTCCTGGTCAATCTGCACCCCCGCCTGGAGAGGCTCTTCCACCTGACCGGCCTCGCCCAGGCCTTCGGCATCCAGCCCACCGTGGCCGACGCCCTCAAGGCGCTGCGGCCCAGCCGGCCGTCGTAG
- a CDS encoding ATP-binding protein codes for MTGDHGQHWPIDEDLSALRERLQYHAGRAGMRGERLDDLLLVTNEAVINVLEHGGGKGTLAIWQDETHLTIDVTDTLGLLTIWHVPGERPTGTVRGFGLWLMNQLCDEFAIERTEQGSRVRLRMRLGRPADGNGSGGSADSAREGFTSGTPDPVRGAPDSTRDDPGQDEFQVSF; via the coding sequence GTGACCGGCGACCACGGCCAGCACTGGCCGATCGACGAGGATCTCAGCGCTCTGCGGGAGCGTCTCCAATATCATGCCGGTCGAGCCGGCATGCGGGGCGAGCGGCTGGACGACCTCCTCCTCGTCACCAACGAGGCGGTCATCAACGTCCTGGAGCACGGCGGGGGCAAGGGCACGCTGGCCATCTGGCAGGACGAGACCCACCTGACCATCGACGTCACCGACACCCTGGGCCTCCTGACGATCTGGCACGTCCCCGGCGAACGTCCGACGGGGACCGTGCGGGGGTTCGGCCTGTGGTTGATGAACCAGCTGTGTGACGAGTTCGCCATCGAGCGGACGGAGCAGGGGTCGCGCGTCCGCCTGCGCATGCGCCTTGGCCGTCCGGCGGACGGGAACGGGTCCGGTGGTTCGGCCGACTCCGCGCGGGAGGGTTTCACCTCCGGCACCCCCGATCCCGTACGGGGTGCCCCCGACTCCACGCGGGACGATCCCGGCCAGGACGAGTTCCAGGTCTCCTTCTGA